In Hymenobacter gelipurpurascens, one DNA window encodes the following:
- a CDS encoding type 1 glutamine amidotransferase domain-containing protein, with protein MNILMVLTSHDQLGDTGHKTGFWLEEFAAPYYVFKDAGATLTIASPKGGQPPLDPKSDDPSAQTDATKRFKQDPESQKVLANTVKLDSVSAADFDAVFYPGGHGPLWDLAEDKQSIALIETMYNAGKPVAAVCHAPGVLRHVKASDGTSLVKGKSVAGFTNTEEEAVQLTNVVPFLVEDMLKENGGNYSKGPDWAPYVVSAGNLITGQNPASSEKAAEELLQLLKK; from the coding sequence ATGAACATTCTGATGGTTCTGACTTCGCACGATCAGCTCGGCGACACAGGTCATAAAACCGGCTTCTGGCTGGAAGAATTCGCGGCGCCTTACTACGTGTTTAAGGATGCCGGTGCCACCCTTACCATCGCCTCGCCCAAAGGCGGCCAGCCACCCCTCGACCCCAAAAGCGACGACCCCAGCGCCCAGACCGACGCCACCAAACGCTTCAAGCAGGATCCGGAGTCGCAGAAAGTCTTGGCCAATACGGTAAAGCTCGACTCGGTTTCAGCGGCTGATTTTGATGCTGTGTTCTACCCCGGCGGCCACGGCCCGTTGTGGGATCTGGCCGAAGACAAGCAGTCTATTGCGCTGATTGAAACCATGTATAACGCCGGCAAGCCCGTGGCGGCTGTGTGCCATGCGCCCGGCGTGCTGCGCCATGTGAAAGCCTCTGACGGCACGTCGCTGGTGAAAGGTAAATCAGTAGCCGGCTTCACGAACACCGAGGAAGAAGCTGTGCAGCTGACCAACGTGGTGCCGTTCCTGGTGGAAGACATGCTGAAAGAAAACGGCGGCAACTACTCCAAAGGCCCCGATTGGGCTCCGTATGTGGTTAGCGCCGGCAACCTCATCACGGGCCAAAACCCTGCTTCTTCTGAGAAGGCAGCAGAAGAGCTGCTGCAACTGCTGAAGAAGTAG
- a CDS encoding LacI family DNA-binding transcriptional regulator — MADLARELGVSMTTISRALSDHHSIGPAMKQKVLKLAKKYNYQPNRLASALRKGKSQLLGIVVPYIEGRFFPSVVHGIESAASKAGYNVIICQSNEDVAQERRNLDILLSAQVAGVLVSLSRTTRDFRHFEKVRSRGLPLVFFDRVVEGENVNAVVLDDQEGGYVSTRHLLQQGCHRIAHLAGPQHLNIYKNRRQGYLDALREAGLPEDESLIIYTEMAQDQGAEALRQLMALPNPPDGVFAAGDYSALGAMQEAHRLGLQVPQDVAITGFSNETFTTITEPPITTIDQRCEEMGQAAVRLLLELIEADGRPFAPRHIALRPELLVRGSSARTEGALPSPVRDPAAKFAGNVTG; from the coding sequence ATGGCCGATCTGGCCCGGGAGCTGGGAGTATCCATGACGACCATCTCGCGGGCCCTGAGCGACCATCATAGCATTGGGCCCGCCATGAAGCAAAAAGTGCTCAAGCTGGCCAAGAAGTATAACTACCAGCCCAACCGCCTAGCATCAGCGCTCCGCAAAGGCAAAAGCCAGCTGCTGGGCATTGTGGTGCCGTACATTGAGGGCCGGTTCTTTCCCTCGGTAGTGCACGGAATTGAGTCGGCGGCCAGCAAAGCAGGCTACAACGTTATTATCTGCCAGTCGAACGAAGATGTGGCACAGGAGCGGCGCAACCTCGATATCCTGCTTAGTGCGCAGGTAGCAGGCGTATTGGTGTCGTTGTCGCGCACTACGCGCGACTTTCGGCACTTCGAGAAAGTGCGTAGCCGCGGCCTGCCACTAGTGTTTTTCGACCGCGTGGTAGAGGGCGAGAACGTGAATGCTGTAGTGCTCGACGACCAGGAGGGTGGCTACGTTTCTACGCGGCACTTGCTGCAGCAGGGGTGCCACCGCATTGCGCATCTGGCCGGTCCGCAGCACCTGAATATCTACAAAAACCGTCGGCAGGGCTACCTCGATGCTTTGCGCGAAGCTGGGCTGCCCGAGGATGAAAGCCTGATCATCTATACCGAAATGGCCCAGGACCAAGGTGCTGAAGCACTTCGGCAGCTCATGGCTCTCCCGAACCCACCGGATGGCGTGTTTGCCGCCGGCGACTACAGCGCCCTCGGGGCCATGCAGGAAGCGCACCGCCTAGGCCTACAGGTGCCGCAGGATGTGGCCATCACAGGGTTTAGCAACGAGACCTTCACGACCATCACGGAGCCCCCCATCACTACCATCGACCAGCGTTGCGAAGAAATGGGCCAGGCGGCCGTGCGCCTGCTGCTGGAGCTGATTGAGGCCGACGGCCGCCCCTTTGCGCCGCGGCACATTGCCTTGCGCCCCGAGCTGCTGGTGCGCGGCTCCTCGGCCCGCACAGAAGGAGCATTGCCCAGCCCGGTACGAGATCCGGCAGCCAAATTTGCGGGTAATGTAACTGGCTGA
- a CDS encoding alpha-L-arabinofuranosidase C-terminal domain-containing protein yields the protein MPTSSPTRFAQLATGLGLLSTLGLGSAFAQTKPTAANTITVQVNKPGAPIAKTMYGLFFEDINFAADGGLYPELVKNKSFELDEHLLGWRGIRGAAALSTYTVSSQQPISTTNNHFLRMTAATASPDAGFINEGFRGMGVKQGGEYTFSVYLRKGAGNASGLNVTLEEGGPGAGPEAGPSGKVLAQTKITGLTNAWKKYSVVLKSLGTAEKARLKLTMEGAGTLDIDVVSLFPNDTYKNRENGLRTDLVQLLKDMNPGFLRFPGGCIVEGRNLTERYQWKETIGDVASRVPLVNRWNMEFKHRSTPDYYQTFGLGFFEYFQLSEDIGAEPVPILNVGMACQFNSAELAPVSGVAAGGPNAGSPHNHEDDDPTLETFIQDALDLIEFANGPASSPWGAKRVAMGHAAPFNLKYIGIGNEQWGPQYLERYEPFMKAVKAKYPNMNIVSSAGPSPDGELFDKASKRLRELKAEVIDEHYYAKPEWFRQNVGRYDNYPTTGTKIFAGEYAAQSVAIGSPDNKNSWDCAISEAAFMTGLERNADKVVMASYAPLFAHVDAWQWTPDMIWFDNLKAYGTPNYYVQKMYSTNPGTTMLPVQRAGNAKNGDDNLFSSATADDKTGEIIVKLVNYSTSARPVTVNLQGVKKLGKAGKATVLASDDLNAVNSLEQPMNVAPKEEPFKVSSSNVTYTLAPNSFTVLRIPGKR from the coding sequence ATGCCCACGTCTTCTCCCACCCGATTTGCGCAGTTGGCTACTGGCCTAGGCCTGCTCAGCACCCTAGGCCTAGGTTCTGCCTTTGCTCAAACCAAGCCCACGGCCGCGAACACCATTACGGTGCAGGTAAACAAGCCCGGCGCGCCCATCGCCAAAACCATGTACGGCCTCTTCTTCGAGGACATCAACTTTGCTGCCGATGGCGGCTTGTACCCGGAGCTGGTTAAGAACAAGTCGTTTGAGCTGGACGAGCACCTGCTGGGCTGGCGCGGCATTCGGGGCGCGGCGGCGCTGTCTACCTACACGGTTTCCAGCCAGCAGCCTATTAGTACCACCAACAACCACTTCCTGCGCATGACGGCCGCCACGGCCAGCCCCGATGCGGGCTTCATTAATGAAGGCTTTCGGGGCATGGGCGTAAAGCAGGGCGGCGAATACACGTTCTCGGTATACTTGCGCAAGGGTGCCGGCAATGCTAGCGGCCTGAACGTGACCCTGGAAGAAGGTGGCCCCGGTGCGGGCCCGGAAGCGGGCCCCTCGGGCAAAGTGCTAGCCCAAACCAAAATCACCGGCCTGACCAACGCATGGAAAAAGTACAGCGTGGTGCTGAAATCGTTGGGCACGGCCGAGAAAGCGCGCCTGAAGCTCACGATGGAAGGCGCCGGCACGCTGGATATTGACGTGGTGTCGCTGTTCCCCAATGATACTTACAAGAACCGCGAGAATGGCCTACGCACTGACTTGGTACAGTTGCTGAAGGATATGAACCCGGGTTTCCTGCGGTTCCCTGGTGGATGCATCGTGGAAGGCCGCAACCTCACAGAGCGCTACCAGTGGAAGGAAACCATTGGCGACGTGGCTAGCCGCGTGCCGCTGGTAAACCGCTGGAACATGGAGTTCAAGCACCGCTCCACGCCCGACTATTATCAAACCTTCGGCCTGGGCTTCTTTGAGTATTTTCAGCTTTCCGAGGACATTGGTGCGGAGCCCGTTCCTATCCTGAACGTGGGCATGGCCTGCCAATTTAACTCGGCTGAGTTGGCCCCTGTTTCGGGGGTAGCAGCTGGCGGCCCGAATGCCGGCTCGCCGCACAACCACGAGGACGACGACCCGACGTTGGAAACCTTTATCCAGGACGCGCTGGATCTGATTGAGTTTGCCAACGGCCCCGCCAGCAGCCCATGGGGTGCCAAGCGCGTAGCCATGGGCCATGCCGCGCCATTCAACCTGAAGTACATCGGTATTGGCAATGAACAATGGGGCCCGCAGTATTTGGAGCGCTACGAGCCCTTCATGAAGGCAGTAAAGGCAAAGTACCCCAACATGAACATCGTATCCAGCGCCGGCCCAAGCCCCGATGGTGAGCTGTTCGACAAAGCCAGCAAGCGCCTGCGCGAGCTGAAAGCTGAGGTAATTGACGAGCACTACTATGCTAAGCCGGAGTGGTTCCGCCAGAACGTGGGCCGCTACGACAACTACCCTACCACCGGCACCAAGATCTTCGCTGGCGAGTACGCTGCGCAAAGTGTAGCCATCGGTAGCCCTGACAATAAGAACAGCTGGGACTGCGCCATCTCGGAAGCAGCCTTCATGACTGGCCTAGAGCGCAACGCCGACAAGGTGGTTATGGCTTCGTATGCGCCGCTCTTCGCACACGTAGATGCCTGGCAGTGGACGCCGGACATGATCTGGTTTGATAACCTGAAAGCCTACGGCACGCCGAACTACTACGTGCAGAAAATGTACAGCACCAACCCTGGCACCACCATGCTGCCGGTGCAACGCGCTGGCAACGCCAAGAACGGCGACGACAACCTGTTCAGCAGTGCTACCGCCGACGACAAAACCGGCGAAATCATCGTGAAGCTGGTGAATTACTCTACTTCAGCTCGCCCCGTTACGGTCAATCTGCAGGGCGTGAAAAAGCTGGGCAAAGCCGGTAAAGCTACCGTATTGGCCAGCGATGATTTGAACGCCGTGAATAGCCTGGAGCAGCCTATGAATGTGGCACCCAAAGAGGAGCCGTTCAAGGTATCGTCGTCGAATGTAACCTACACGCTGGCTCCGAATTCGTTCACAGTGCTGCGTATTCCTGGCAAGCGCTAA
- a CDS encoding glycoside hydrolase family 43 protein has translation MKKLLFASRSLFAGLVLAAAAPTLAPTAVLGQAAPEPIAGNPIIKDKYTADPAAFVHKGTVYLYAGHDEAPARQERYVMNEWLCYSSTDMVNWKEHLSPLNVKAFAWAKADAWASQVIERNGKFYWYVAVEHGTIPGKAIGVAVSDSPTGPFKDARGSAIITNNMTESPISWDDIDPTVFIDDKGQAYLYWGNTNCHWAKLKPNMTELDGPINKVTTLPKFTEAPWIHKHNGWYYLSYAYQFPEKIAYAMSRSIEGPWEFKGILNEVAGNSNTNHQSIIDFKGKSYFIYHNGSIPTDGGSFRRSVCIDELYYNKDGTMKRVLMTTEGVKPAK, from the coding sequence ATGAAAAAACTGCTTTTCGCTTCCCGCTCGTTGTTCGCTGGCTTGGTGCTAGCAGCCGCCGCTCCTACCCTGGCACCCACTGCGGTGCTAGGGCAGGCAGCACCCGAACCAATAGCTGGTAACCCCATTATCAAAGACAAGTACACTGCCGACCCGGCCGCCTTCGTGCACAAGGGTACGGTGTATCTCTATGCCGGCCACGACGAGGCGCCGGCCCGACAGGAGCGCTACGTGATGAACGAATGGCTCTGCTATTCCTCCACCGACATGGTGAATTGGAAAGAGCACCTCTCGCCGCTGAATGTGAAGGCGTTTGCCTGGGCCAAGGCCGATGCCTGGGCCTCTCAGGTGATTGAGCGCAACGGCAAATTCTACTGGTACGTGGCCGTGGAGCACGGCACCATTCCGGGCAAAGCCATCGGGGTGGCCGTGTCTGACAGCCCGACTGGTCCGTTCAAGGATGCGCGCGGTTCGGCCATCATCACCAACAACATGACCGAAAGTCCCATCTCCTGGGACGACATTGACCCTACGGTGTTTATCGATGATAAGGGACAGGCCTACCTCTACTGGGGCAACACCAACTGCCACTGGGCCAAGCTGAAGCCGAATATGACGGAGCTGGACGGCCCCATCAACAAGGTTACTACCCTACCCAAGTTCACCGAAGCTCCCTGGATTCATAAACACAACGGCTGGTACTACCTCAGCTATGCTTACCAATTCCCGGAGAAGATTGCCTACGCCATGAGCCGCAGCATTGAGGGACCGTGGGAGTTCAAAGGCATTCTGAACGAGGTGGCGGGCAACTCCAATACCAACCATCAGTCTATCATTGACTTCAAGGGCAAATCGTACTTCATCTACCACAACGGCAGCATCCCCACGGATGGCGGCAGCTTCCGACGCTCCGTCTGCATCGATGAGTTGTACTACAACAAAGACGGCACGATGAAGCGCGTGTTAATGACGACCGAAGGCGTGAAGCCAGCCAAGTAA
- a CDS encoding arabinan endo-1,5-alpha-L-arabinosidase, which translates to MYYTLLRRLLVLAFVLGHLGASAQTTPALIPAHDPVMAQQNGTYYMFCTGPGIAVWSSKDRRNWTREKPIFATAPTWATQAVPGFKGNHIWAPDISYHNGVYSLFYSISAFGKNTSCIGLATNKTLDPTSKDFKWLDHGRIVQSVPGRDMWNAIDPNLVRDEAGNPWLSFGSFWDGIKLVKLAPDLKAPAQPEQWRTIAKRPRNPQLNDSLPGDGAIEAPFIFRKGDFYYLFTSFDYCCRGPQSTYKIMVGRSKNVQGPYVDKAGVALDQGGGTEVLAGDKNWFGLGHNSVYTFDKADYLVFHGYDAADKGHSKLRIEKMTWDAAGWPVVQP; encoded by the coding sequence ATGTACTATACTCTCTTGCGGCGTCTGTTGGTGCTGGCTTTCGTGCTAGGCCACTTAGGCGCATCGGCCCAAACTACCCCGGCGCTCATTCCGGCCCACGACCCCGTGATGGCACAGCAGAATGGCACCTATTATATGTTCTGCACGGGGCCAGGCATTGCGGTGTGGTCGTCGAAGGACCGCAGGAACTGGACGCGGGAGAAGCCCATTTTCGCCACGGCTCCTACGTGGGCTACCCAGGCCGTGCCGGGCTTCAAGGGAAACCATATTTGGGCGCCTGATATTTCGTACCACAACGGCGTGTACTCGCTGTTCTATTCCATCTCGGCGTTCGGCAAAAATACCTCGTGCATAGGCCTGGCGACCAACAAAACGCTCGATCCTACTTCCAAGGACTTCAAGTGGTTAGACCACGGCCGCATAGTGCAGTCGGTGCCGGGCCGCGATATGTGGAATGCCATTGACCCTAACTTAGTCCGCGACGAAGCTGGAAACCCCTGGTTATCATTTGGTTCTTTCTGGGATGGCATTAAGCTGGTGAAGCTCGCGCCTGACCTGAAAGCACCGGCTCAGCCCGAGCAGTGGCGCACCATTGCTAAGCGCCCGCGCAATCCACAGCTCAACGACTCGTTGCCCGGCGACGGAGCCATCGAAGCGCCCTTCATCTTCAGGAAAGGCGACTTTTACTACCTGTTCACTTCCTTCGACTACTGCTGCCGCGGCCCCCAAAGCACTTACAAGATTATGGTAGGCCGCTCGAAAAACGTACAGGGGCCGTACGTGGATAAGGCGGGCGTAGCGCTCGACCAAGGCGGCGGCACCGAAGTATTGGCCGGCGACAAGAACTGGTTTGGTTTGGGCCACAACTCAGTCTATACTTTCGACAAAGCCGATTATCTGGTTTTCCATGGCTACGATGCCGCCGATAAAGGCCACTCCAAGCTGCGTATTGAGAAGATGACCTGGGATGCGGCGGGCTGGCCAGTAGTACAGCCCTAG
- the tkt gene encoding transketolase: MSNSTTSTAELSVNTIRLLSVDMVQAANSGHPGLPMGAAPMAYVLFSRFLRFNPKDPKWPNRDRFVLSAGHGSALLYSLLHLYGYELPMDELKKFRQLHSKTPGHPESHLTPGVEVTTGPLGQGFANGVGMAMAEAHLAAVYNKPGHTLQDHYTYAIVSDGDLMEGIAAEAASLAGHLKLGKLIYLYDDNDISLDGPTSLSYTEDAMARFEAYGWHTQRVQDGNDLDGIEAAIKAAQQETERPSIISVKTIIGYGSPQEGTSKVHGSPLGPDNVKKAKEFFGFDPEATFVVPEEVRTHLAEAGQRGAQLQAEWQQKSEAYQQEFGTEWELFRASFAGELPAGWDASLPVFTPADGAMATRQASGKALTALKKSVPFLFGGSADLASSNEMPTGGDASFQPGSYEHNNIWFGVREHAMGGAMNGMAHHGGVRTYGGTFLTFSDYMRGAIRLTALAESAATFVFTHDSIGLGEDGPTHQPVEQVAALRTIPNIVVLRPADANETVESWRIAMTTPKSPVVLILSRQKLPTLDQEKYGSAREGVAKGAYILSEAEGGKPELILLATGSEVALVMQAQEKLQAQGVPTRVVSMPSWELFEKQDKAYRQQVLPSDVRKRVAVEAGSPMGWHKYATDEGTVIAMNRFGESGPGEAVMEYFGFTVENVVKQANWVLQGQPAEIEKKEMLS, from the coding sequence GTGAGTAACTCAACAACCTCTACTGCCGAGCTAAGTGTAAATACCATCCGCCTTCTGTCGGTGGATATGGTGCAGGCAGCTAACTCCGGCCACCCCGGCCTCCCGATGGGCGCGGCTCCTATGGCCTACGTGCTGTTTTCGCGCTTCCTGCGCTTCAACCCAAAGGACCCGAAGTGGCCTAACCGCGACCGGTTTGTGCTGTCGGCCGGCCACGGCTCGGCGCTGCTCTATAGCCTGCTGCACCTGTATGGCTATGAGCTACCCATGGATGAGCTGAAGAAATTTCGGCAGCTGCATTCCAAAACCCCTGGCCACCCGGAGTCGCACCTGACGCCTGGCGTGGAGGTAACTACGGGCCCGCTAGGCCAGGGCTTCGCCAACGGCGTAGGCATGGCTATGGCTGAAGCGCACCTGGCAGCCGTGTACAACAAGCCGGGCCACACGCTGCAAGACCACTACACGTACGCCATTGTAAGTGACGGCGACCTAATGGAAGGCATTGCGGCCGAGGCGGCTTCGCTGGCGGGTCACCTCAAGCTCGGCAAGCTCATTTACCTCTACGACGACAACGACATCAGCCTCGACGGACCTACCAGCCTCTCGTACACGGAGGATGCGATGGCTCGTTTTGAGGCCTACGGCTGGCACACCCAGCGCGTGCAAGATGGCAACGACCTCGACGGTATTGAGGCCGCCATTAAAGCCGCTCAGCAAGAAACTGAGCGTCCTTCCATTATTTCGGTGAAGACCATTATCGGCTACGGTAGCCCGCAGGAAGGCACTAGCAAAGTGCATGGCTCCCCGCTGGGCCCCGACAATGTGAAGAAAGCGAAAGAGTTTTTTGGCTTCGACCCCGAGGCCACGTTTGTAGTGCCCGAAGAAGTGCGCACGCACCTGGCCGAAGCTGGGCAGCGCGGCGCCCAGCTTCAGGCCGAATGGCAGCAGAAATCAGAGGCGTACCAGCAGGAGTTTGGCACAGAGTGGGAACTGTTCCGGGCTTCGTTTGCGGGAGAGCTCCCCGCAGGCTGGGACGCCTCGCTGCCCGTTTTCACCCCCGCCGATGGCGCCATGGCTACTCGTCAGGCGTCCGGCAAAGCCCTCACGGCCCTCAAGAAAAGCGTGCCCTTCCTATTCGGCGGCTCCGCCGACCTGGCCAGTTCCAACGAGATGCCTACCGGTGGCGACGCCAGCTTTCAGCCGGGCAGCTATGAGCACAATAACATCTGGTTTGGCGTGCGCGAGCATGCCATGGGCGGCGCCATGAACGGCATGGCCCACCACGGCGGCGTACGCACCTACGGCGGCACTTTCCTCACCTTCTCCGACTACATGCGCGGCGCCATTCGCCTCACGGCTCTGGCCGAATCGGCCGCTACGTTTGTGTTCACGCATGATAGCATAGGCCTGGGCGAAGACGGCCCCACGCACCAGCCCGTAGAGCAGGTGGCCGCGCTGCGCACCATCCCGAACATTGTGGTACTGCGCCCCGCCGATGCCAACGAAACGGTAGAATCGTGGCGCATTGCCATGACCACGCCGAAGTCGCCGGTGGTGCTGATTTTGTCGCGCCAGAAGCTGCCTACCCTGGATCAGGAGAAGTACGGCTCGGCCCGCGAAGGTGTGGCGAAAGGCGCCTATATTCTCAGCGAAGCCGAAGGTGGCAAGCCTGAGCTCATTCTGCTGGCTACGGGCTCAGAAGTGGCTCTGGTGATGCAGGCCCAGGAGAAACTACAGGCGCAAGGCGTACCTACCCGCGTGGTGAGCATGCCCTCGTGGGAGCTGTTTGAGAAGCAGGACAAAGCCTACCGCCAGCAGGTTTTGCCTTCCGATGTGCGTAAGCGCGTGGCCGTGGAAGCCGGCTCGCCGATGGGCTGGCACAAATACGCCACCGATGAGGGCACCGTCATTGCCATGAACCGCTTCGGCGAATCGGGTCCCGGCGAGGCCGTGATGGAGTACTTCGGCTTTACCGTAGAAAACGTGGTAAAACAGGCCAATTGGGTACTCCAGGGCCAACCTGCCGAGATTGAGAAGAAGGAAATGCTTTCCTAG
- a CDS encoding MFS transporter: MAPRFIYRNLMSEITPAQRRVAVSVLFFVAGLCFASWASRIPDIGLKLGLSEGELGQLLLALPVGSMLALPVAGWMVHNYGSRVVVLLATSMYAGFLPLLGWASGFWSLAGSLVLFGFAGNLLNISVNTQAIGVQQAYGKPIMASFHGLWSLAGFLGGALGTLLIRWQQTPLWHFLLVMSIGLLLTILAHQRTLPQDTGADAGGPSLRRPEPYLLRIGLIAFCGMLCEGCMFDWSGVYFQRVVHPDASLVTAGYVACMSTMALGRFISDYFTHRFGTNRMLQLSSALITVGLLMAVVWPAFVPSVIGFLLVGFGIASVTPLAYSAAGQSTTVSPGVALAMVSTIGYFGFLLGPPLIGFIAEVSSLRLSFALVAGLGAVIGVLAARKAPKPAKQVA; encoded by the coding sequence ATGGCTCCCCGTTTTATTTACCGCAACCTGATGAGTGAAATAACGCCTGCCCAGCGCCGTGTGGCGGTTAGTGTACTGTTTTTTGTGGCGGGGTTGTGCTTTGCCTCCTGGGCGTCGCGCATTCCGGATATTGGTCTGAAGTTGGGCCTGAGCGAAGGTGAGCTAGGCCAGTTGCTGCTGGCGTTGCCGGTGGGCTCTATGCTGGCGCTGCCCGTGGCCGGCTGGATGGTGCACAACTACGGCAGCCGGGTTGTAGTGCTGTTGGCAACCAGTATGTATGCGGGGTTCCTGCCGCTGCTGGGGTGGGCTTCGGGTTTCTGGAGCTTGGCGGGCAGCCTCGTGCTTTTTGGGTTTGCCGGCAACCTGCTCAATATCTCCGTCAATACGCAGGCTATTGGCGTGCAACAGGCCTACGGCAAGCCCATCATGGCGAGCTTTCACGGCCTCTGGAGTCTGGCGGGTTTCCTGGGTGGCGCGTTGGGCACCCTCCTAATCCGGTGGCAGCAAACCCCGCTCTGGCACTTTCTGCTGGTGATGAGCATAGGCCTTTTGCTTACAATCCTGGCACATCAGCGCACCTTACCGCAGGATACGGGCGCCGACGCTGGTGGCCCCAGTCTGCGCCGCCCCGAGCCCTACCTGCTCCGCATCGGCCTGATTGCTTTTTGCGGCATGCTCTGCGAAGGCTGCATGTTTGATTGGAGCGGTGTGTACTTCCAGCGCGTTGTGCACCCCGATGCTTCGCTGGTAACGGCGGGCTACGTGGCTTGCATGAGCACCATGGCCCTGGGCCGCTTCATCTCCGATTATTTCACCCACCGCTTTGGCACCAACCGCATGCTGCAACTCAGCAGTGCGCTCATCACCGTAGGCCTATTGATGGCCGTAGTATGGCCAGCGTTTGTACCCTCCGTGATTGGGTTCTTACTGGTAGGCTTCGGTATTGCCTCCGTGACGCCCCTGGCCTACAGTGCCGCTGGGCAATCCACCACCGTCTCGCCGGGCGTGGCGCTGGCTATGGTCTCTACCATCGGCTACTTCGGGTTTCTGCTGGGCCCGCCCCTGATTGGCTTTATAGCCGAGGTTTCGAGCCTGCGGCTATCCTTTGCGCTGGTGGCAGGCCTAGGCGCCGTAATTGGGGTACTGGCCGCCCGGAAAGCGCCGAAACCAGCCAAGCAAGTGGCCTAG